From the genome of Streptomyces sp. JH34:
CCTCCAGGAAGAAGTAGCCGATCCACAGGAAGGCTATGAGCACGAACCAGACGTCGTGGAGTTCCATCTCTCAGCTCCGCTTGATCTCAGTAGGAGAAGGCCATCGGCCGGTCGGCGTCCTGATCGTGACCGCCGATCCGGGTGGGCGGGTTGAGGTCGGCCTCGGTGAGCTCGGGCGGTCCGGCCTTGACGTACTTGAGGAGGAGCTTGACCTCGATGACGGCAAGCACCGCGTAGAGCGCCGTGAAGCCGATCATGGAGGTCAGGATCTCGCCCTGCGAGACCCCCGGGGAGACGGCGTCGCGGGTCTGGAACACCCCGTACACCACCCAGGGCTGCCGCCCCATCTCGGTGAAGATCCAGCCCCAGGAGTTGGCGATCAGCGGGAAGAGCATGGTCCACAGGGCTGTGATCCAGTACAGCTTGGCGAGCTTCGGGCTCAGCACCTTGTTCCTGAACAGGACGAGGTTCGGCACCTCGTCCTCGCCGGTGCGCAGCGCCGGTGGCAACAGGAACTTCCGCCGCGTCAGCCACAGCCCGAACAGTCCGAGCCCGAACGACGCCATGCCGAAGCCGATCATCCAGCGGAAGCTCCAGAAGGCGACCGGGATGTTGGGACGGTAGTCACCGGGTCCGTAGGTCTCCTGCAGTTCCTTGTTGATGTCGTTGATGCCCGGGACGTGCGAGGTGAAGGTGTTGTCCGCGAGGAACGAGAGCACTCCGGGTATGGAGACCTCCACGTCGTTGTGCCCCTCGGCGACATCACCGACCGCGAAGAGCGAGAAGGGGGCTCCGTCCTCGCCCTCCCACAGCGCCTCCGCCGCGGCCATCTTCATCGGCTGCTGCTTGAACATCACCTTGCCGAGGGTGTCTCCGCTGACCGCGGTGAGCATGCCTGCGGCCACCACCGTGACCAGC
Proteins encoded in this window:
- a CDS encoding cytochrome ubiquinol oxidase subunit I yields the protein MDLALAPETLARWQFGITTVYHFLFVPLTISLAALTAGLQTAWVRTDNEKYLRATKFWGKLFLINIAMGVVTGIVQEFQFGMNWSDYSRFVGDVFGAPLAFEALIAFFFESTFIGLWIFGWDKLPKKIHLACIWMVSIGTILSTFFILAANSWMQHPVGYRINEERGRAELTDFWKVLTQDTALTQFFHTITAAFLVGGAFMVGISAFHLARKKHIRVMRTSLRVGLVTVVAAGMLTAVSGDTLGKVMFKQQPMKMAAAEALWEGEDGAPFSLFAVGDVAEGHNDVEVSIPGVLSFLADNTFTSHVPGINDINKELQETYGPGDYRPNIPVAFWSFRWMIGFGMASFGLGLFGLWLTRRKFLLPPALRTGEDEVPNLVLFRNKVLSPKLAKLYWITALWTMLFPLIANSWGWIFTEMGRQPWVVYGVFQTRDAVSPGVSQGEILTSMIGFTALYAVLAVIEVKLLLKYVKAGPPELTEADLNPPTRIGGHDQDADRPMAFSY